A stretch of DNA from Vibrio rhizosphaerae:
TGTATCAATTAACCCGGAATCGGCAATCATCATCGCGAGATTTAGTCCGTCAACACCTAACATAACAATTCCCTAAGTGAAATACTGACTGAAATGATTCATCTGCTGAGCGGCTTCTTCGCACGCAGTTATTGCATTCTCCAACTGTTGTTGTAATTGCTGTAATGAACTTTCCATCGCAACCGGAAGCTCAGGATCGATAAAATGATGTGGCAACGCATCGTGAAACTGTCGGGACGACTGACGTAAATGAGATGCAGCTTGCTCTAACTGATGATGGATCTGTTCAATTCGTGTCTGCCATGCCTGAAATAGTTGAAGCTGGTTCTGATGCTGTGTTGTCACAACAGAAACCAAGACTGAACGGTTGGCAATATCTTTGATAACGAATAAGCCCTCAGAATCGACACTAAACTGAAAAGAACAGAGGGTGGAATTCTGATTCACATAACCGAACAGCTCACCTCCCCCCTCACGAATCACCTTATCAAACTCGATTTTAGGCACATAAACCCAATGGCAATATTTATCCGTATTCTCTGCATCGGTGACAGTGGCATTGCCTTGCAGCAACACGACTTTCAGAAGGTCTTTCCGGTTACCGGATTGATATGTCTTCGCATGTGTCAAATCATAGCTATAGACCTGTTTTTTTATCAGCCCTGCGGTTTTCTCAACCGCCAACTGCATCGCATACTGTTGCTCCAGCTCTTGTTCAATATCGGTTAACGCTTCCTGACAGATCTCAATTTGATGTTCGACATCCTGCTGATCAAAAGCATACTTTAATGCAAACTCTCGGATCACATCTTTCACAATGGCAAGAGAGTCAGGGCTGTTCCACAAACAATCCTGTAACAGAAACAGATCCAGCGGATTAATCCGGTCACGACCATTAAAAAAAGCGCTGGCTTTAAGCAATTTGACTGCTTTTTTCCAGCGCCGGTCAGAAACGTACATTTCATCAGAGGTTGTCAATGTACTGTTTTCAGCAGCGGTATCCAGCATTGACTTGAGCTGATAAAGTTTTTCAAACACCTCATTACCCAGCGTTAATTGATCCAATGCCTGCTGCCATTCGTGGTACTCCTGATCGGTAATCGCCAACCCATCCGGAATATGCGCTTCTTGCGGTGTCCCGACCGTCAGCATTGATTTAAAGTTTTGCTTGTTCTGAATACGATTGACGAAAATACGCACTAAAATGCGATCAAACAGGGCTTCCAGACCACTGTCTTTATCCGGCAACTCATTCGATGCCGACACCAGCAGACGCATGGGAACCCGCTCAACATCGCTACCGTTATTAAAGGTTTTTTCATTCACGACCGTCAGCAGTGTGTTCAAGATCGCGGGGCCGGCTTTCCAAATTTCATCTAAGAATACGACTTGGGCCGTCGGTAGATAACCTTTCGTTAACCGCAGATAACGTCCGTTATCCTTCAATTCTTGAATACTCAACGGCCCGAACACTTCTTCAGGCGTTGAAAAGCGTGTCATAAGATATTCGAAATAGGAGCTATTTTCGAAGGCTTGAATCAGACGTTTTGCAATCAGACTCTTCGCAATACCGGGAGGCCCGAGCAGAAACACACTCTCACCGGCAAGGGCAGAAAGCAAACAGATTTTAATTGCGTGTTCCCGTTCATAGACACCATCAGCCAGTGCACCGGCTAATTTATTGATCCTTTCCGACAGCAACGCCTTCTGCGAATGACTCGCAGGAATTGAACTTACCATGAAAATGACTCACTAGATTCACAAAGAGACTGAACAATTGTTGTAATTATTTTTATACAACTTCAGTTTATTATAAGTTTATCGATCCGTTAACTAAATGTTACAAAAAATTTAATTTGTACTTCTGATTTTATATCAGATCCAC
This window harbors:
- a CDS encoding ATPase RavA domain-containing protein — encoded protein: MVSSIPASHSQKALLSERINKLAGALADGVYEREHAIKICLLSALAGESVFLLGPPGIAKSLIAKRLIQAFENSSYFEYLMTRFSTPEEVFGPLSIQELKDNGRYLRLTKGYLPTAQVVFLDEIWKAGPAILNTLLTVVNEKTFNNGSDVERVPMRLLVSASNELPDKDSGLEALFDRILVRIFVNRIQNKQNFKSMLTVGTPQEAHIPDGLAITDQEYHEWQQALDQLTLGNEVFEKLYQLKSMLDTAAENSTLTTSDEMYVSDRRWKKAVKLLKASAFFNGRDRINPLDLFLLQDCLWNSPDSLAIVKDVIREFALKYAFDQQDVEHQIEICQEALTDIEQELEQQYAMQLAVEKTAGLIKKQVYSYDLTHAKTYQSGNRKDLLKVVLLQGNATVTDAENTDKYCHWVYVPKIEFDKVIREGGGELFGYVNQNSTLCSFQFSVDSEGLFVIKDIANRSVLVSVVTTQHQNQLQLFQAWQTRIEQIHHQLEQAASHLRQSSRQFHDALPHHFIDPELPVAMESSLQQLQQQLENAITACEEAAQQMNHFSQYFT